The following proteins come from a genomic window of Maylandia zebra isolate NMK-2024a linkage group LG22, Mzebra_GT3a, whole genome shotgun sequence:
- the rpa3 gene encoding replication protein A 14 kDa subunit: MASLLDASKPRINCSMLSQHIGRGVCFVGRVEKVHPTGKTFSVSDGEGKSATVELNEPLEEELSGIVEVIGMVSSKGVITTTTYNILREDKGIPFDLELYNEALKVIHDFPQYYPFEVAASG, encoded by the exons ATGGCAAGTCTACTGGACGCTTCTAAACCAAGAATAAACTGCTCTATGCTGTCACAGCACATTGGCAGAGGTGTCTGCTTCGTTGGGCGCGTTGAAAAG GTTCACCCAACAGGAAAAACGTTCAGTGTGTCTGATGGAGAAGGAAAGAGCGCTACGGTAGAATTGAACGAACCT CTTGAAGAAGAGCTGAGTGGCATTGTGGAGGTCATTGGTATGGTGTCCAGCAAAGGAGTAATAACCACCACCACATACAACATCCTACGAGAGGACAAAGGCATTCCCTTTG ATTTGGAGCTGTATAATGAAGCCCTGAAGGTCATTCACGACTTTCCTCAGTACTACCCGTTTGAAGTGGCTGCAAGTGGATGA
- the umad1 gene encoding UBAP1-MVB12-associated (UMA)-domain containing protein 1 isoform X2 produces the protein MWSLFGLRKDSKKSTPDKEVDGGFVIVAETLEEQRQKLQTMNVTQPSTNVIVQASKSSCSTPDPQYDTKFPATSHNTGTTMRPRAVEAHSTLPDLLGDVPFTLAPHVLAMQRICLRHIGSFRLLEPLL, from the exons ATGTGGAGCTTGTTTGGACTGCGTAAGGACTCAAAGAAGTCAACCCCAGACAAGGAAGTAGATGGAGGATTTGTTATTGTTG CCGAGACACTTGAAGAACAGAGACAGAAGCTGCAAACCATGAACGTCACACAGCCCTCAACAAATGTCATAGTGCAAGCATCAAAG TCGTCCTGCTCAACTCCAGATCCGCAGTATGACACAAAGTTCCCAGCAACTTCACACAACACGGGGACAACGATGAGACCTCGAGCAGTGGAAGCACATTCGACTCTTCCAGATCTCCTCGGGGATGTCCCCTTCACTTTGGCTCCTCATGTCCTGGCCATGCAG AGAATCTGTTTGAGGCACATTGGCTCATTCCGACTGTTGGAACCGCTGCTGTAG
- the umad1 gene encoding UBAP1-MVB12-associated (UMA)-domain containing protein 1 isoform X1: MWSLFGLRKDSKKSTPDKEVDGGFVIVAETLEEQRQKLQTMNVTQPSTNVIVQASKSSCSTPDPQYDTKFPATSHNTGTTMRPRAVEAHSTLPDLLGDVPFTLAPHVLAMQAGFPLIPDILLSRDINYNLASFQYDFTLENSILHNA; the protein is encoded by the exons ATGTGGAGCTTGTTTGGACTGCGTAAGGACTCAAAGAAGTCAACCCCAGACAAGGAAGTAGATGGAGGATTTGTTATTGTTG CCGAGACACTTGAAGAACAGAGACAGAAGCTGCAAACCATGAACGTCACACAGCCCTCAACAAATGTCATAGTGCAAGCATCAAAG TCGTCCTGCTCAACTCCAGATCCGCAGTATGACACAAAGTTCCCAGCAACTTCACACAACACGGGGACAACGATGAGACCTCGAGCAGTGGAAGCACATTCGACTCTTCCAGATCTCCTCGGGGATGTCCCCTTCACTTTGGCTCCTCATGTCCTGGCCATGCAGGCAGGATTCCCCCTCATCCCTGATATATTGCTGTCCCGGGACATAAATTATAATCTAGCCAGCTTTCAATACGACTTCACTTTAGAGAATTCTATTCTTCACAACGCCTAG